In the genome of Aequorivita sp. H23M31, the window TCAAAATTGCCACAACGCCCATGTAAATAATGACACGGAAGTTGTCCTGAAGTCTAACATAAATATCCTGGAAAAATAGGGAGCTTATTGCCATTACACCGAGAACGATCCAGATTATATTGAATATCCGTTTTACCAATAAAATGGAAATGGGTTTAACTCCACTATATTGATTCTTTTCCCGTGTAATCAACCATTTGTAGGATTGGTTGGTAATAAAACGCAAAAACAAAACTCCGATTACAACCAAAAAAGCATAAAGGAATTCCATTTGGTATGTTTCGAAAAATGCAATCATGAAATTTTATTGATTTTAAAAAACGCTGTTATCGCGCAACTGGCTTTATGTCCTTCTTTTTTTCCCGGATCAGATATATACCGCACAAGATAAGCAATCCTCCAATTACGTACCATATACTAAAGCTTTCACCATCCAATAAACCCCAAATGACCGCTATCAAAGGAAGCAGATAGGTAACTGTGCTCGCAAAAACAGGAGTTGTGTTCTGGATGAGTTTATAGTATAGCATAATGGCAATCGATGTTCCCATCACCGTTAAAATACTTAGATACCCCAACGATTCCCATACTTGTGGTGTGCTTTCAATATCCGTAAAAAACCCGCTGAAAATCAAGATGAGAAATGACGGAAACATCCAAATTGAAAACACACCTCCCGATAAATCCATAGATCGAACGTGATAAAGTCTTTCTTTAATAATTAGGGCGGCAACGGCATAAGAGGCTGTTGCCAAAACCACCAAACTCGCATAGAGCAAATTGGATTCCTCTGACTTGGTTTCAGAGAAATGCATCAACATTGCGGCTCCAGCAAACCCCAGGATGGCTCCCAAAACCTGAAGGCCCTTGCTCTTGATTCCGAAGAAAAGAAATCCACAGACCAAAACAAAAACAGGGACCAAGGAATCCAAAATACCGGCCAAGGAACTGCTGACTCTAGTTTGGGCCAATGGAAATAAAAACATAGGAAGGAAGTTTCCGAAAAATCCGGTAAGAGTTACCCAAAAGAGTGTTTTTTTATCCATCTTCCTTAGCGCTGGAATTCCTATATACGCCAAGATAATTCCAGAAATGGCTACTCTAAAAGCACCTATTTGAAAGGGAGAAAAAGCTAATAAGGATTTTTTGATAAGAATGAATGAGCTGCCCCAAGTGAGCGCGATGACAATCAATAAGAACCAACGGTTTTCAAAAAGTTTTCCCATAAAGTTTGCGGCGTCTTTGACTGTTGCATAGACATCCTCAATTCTCTACAAATTTACTTTTTTTATTCCTGGTATAGACTTTAGCCAAAACAATTCAAAAAAAAATAATAGATTTTCAAACCATGACCCGCAAGAAAATTAACTGGAATATGATATAATGCCCTCTTTAAAATTCAACTATTTCCTTAAATTTATTCCCACTTATTTTAACGAATAAACTATATGAAAAAAGTATTAAAGCTAACCCTTATCGGAATTATTGGCGGTGTAGTTTTAGCTTTAATTTTGTGGATTGTTTTGGCTCTTACGGGCAATACAGCATATTATCTCTTATTCAATTTTGATTATATTCCATGGATTAATAATCTTCGCCCTATCTGGCTATGGGGAAATATTTTTCACTATCTAACCTGTATCATTAGCGTAATTGCTCTTTTTTATATCCTAAATATAAAGGGATGGCATAAACTTATATCTCCATATGTAGCAGTGTATACTATTGGTGGTGGTGGTTTGTTCTTCTTAACCGCATTATCTCATCTT includes:
- a CDS encoding DMT family transporter, coding for MGKLFENRWFLLIVIALTWGSSFILIKKSLLAFSPFQIGAFRVAISGIILAYIGIPALRKMDKKTLFWVTLTGFFGNFLPMFLFPLAQTRVSSSLAGILDSLVPVFVLVCGFLFFGIKSKGLQVLGAILGFAGAAMLMHFSETKSEESNLLYASLVVLATASYAVAALIIKERLYHVRSMDLSGGVFSIWMFPSFLILIFSGFFTDIESTPQVWESLGYLSILTVMGTSIAIMLYYKLIQNTTPVFASTVTYLLPLIAVIWGLLDGESFSIWYVIGGLLILCGIYLIREKKKDIKPVAR